One Armatimonadota bacterium genomic window carries:
- a CDS encoding MFS transporter — protein MVKAIGRVRWTICGLLFAATTINYLDRQLFALLVPFFDNELRIGPVDIALINASFLLAYGFGMVFVGRLIDRIGTKKGLGWGFFVWTIASAAHALVGGFMGFIAARFMLGVGESANFPASVKTTAEWFPKKERALATGWFNSGTNIGAVLAPFLAVYVAKQFGWRAAFLILGSIGAVWLLFWAKLYASPHDHPSLSPQELEHIEGDAEPEGEKVSYQELFGMRPLYAVAMGKFFSDAPWWFYLAWLPKFLVDQFKLSAEFMAGAVVFVYLIADIGSVLGGWLSSRLIKAGKSVGFSRKVAMLASALCVTPVMLVGLMVGKPDIAGIPTIYVALTIIAIAAGAHQGWSCNLFTLASDTMPRKAVAATVGVMTAFGAVGAALMQVIIGVWVEKTSSYTLPFIMAGTLYFFGLLCIHLILPTVDPTQPKKRVPLPAIVAGAVAMLTLFFATTYLLNRPPYASLDDYLQKRVTQLKSNGQPSVGPNAKVGWMDAKWYVWAGPDGKPKPELIKFDRELRPIVDPKGAKTAHYEGPTVDQVLATTIPPKP, from the coding sequence ATGGTGAAGGCGATAGGGCGGGTGCGGTGGACTATTTGCGGACTTCTGTTCGCGGCGACGACCATCAACTATTTGGACCGCCAGCTTTTCGCACTCTTGGTTCCCTTCTTTGACAACGAACTGCGGATCGGGCCCGTCGATATTGCCCTCATCAACGCTAGCTTCCTGCTGGCGTACGGCTTCGGAATGGTGTTCGTCGGACGCCTGATCGACCGCATCGGGACGAAGAAGGGGCTCGGCTGGGGCTTCTTTGTTTGGACAATCGCTTCGGCGGCACATGCGCTGGTGGGCGGGTTCATGGGTTTCATCGCCGCTCGGTTTATGCTGGGCGTCGGCGAGTCCGCCAACTTCCCTGCTTCCGTCAAAACCACGGCCGAGTGGTTCCCTAAGAAGGAGCGCGCGTTGGCCACCGGCTGGTTCAACTCGGGAACGAATATTGGCGCGGTTCTGGCTCCCTTTTTGGCCGTCTATGTGGCCAAGCAGTTCGGCTGGCGAGCCGCTTTTCTGATTCTTGGGAGCATCGGCGCGGTCTGGCTGTTGTTCTGGGCGAAGCTGTACGCCTCGCCTCATGATCACCCGTCGCTCAGTCCGCAAGAGCTCGAGCATATCGAGGGCGACGCCGAGCCGGAGGGCGAGAAGGTTTCGTACCAAGAGCTATTTGGCATGCGCCCGCTGTACGCGGTGGCGATGGGCAAATTCTTCTCGGACGCGCCTTGGTGGTTCTATCTTGCCTGGCTCCCCAAGTTCCTGGTCGACCAGTTCAAGCTCTCCGCAGAGTTCATGGCGGGGGCGGTGGTCTTCGTCTATCTCATCGCCGACATCGGCTCGGTCTTAGGCGGTTGGCTTTCATCGAGGCTCATCAAGGCGGGCAAATCGGTTGGCTTCTCGCGCAAAGTCGCCATGCTGGCGAGCGCCCTGTGTGTGACGCCGGTCATGCTCGTCGGCCTCATGGTTGGCAAGCCGGACATCGCCGGAATCCCAACGATCTACGTCGCCCTGACCATCATTGCCATCGCGGCGGGTGCCCACCAAGGATGGAGTTGCAACCTATTCACCCTCGCTTCGGATACGATGCCTCGCAAGGCAGTCGCGGCGACGGTCGGTGTGATGACCGCGTTCGGCGCGGTCGGTGCGGCGCTCATGCAGGTGATCATCGGCGTATGGGTCGAGAAAACCAGTTCATACACCTTGCCGTTCATCATGGCGGGCACGCTCTACTTCTTCGGCCTGCTATGCATTCACTTGATCCTGCCGACCGTGGACCCCACACAACCCAAGAAGCGGGTTCCACTGCCAGCGATCGTGGCTGGAGCGGTGGCAATGCTGACACTGTTCTTTGCCACGACCTACCTTCTCAACCGTCCGCCTTACGCTTCGCTGGACGACTATTTGCAGAAGCGCGTGACCCAATTGAAGTCCAATGGCCAACCGAGCGTCGGTCCAAACGCCAAGGTGGGTTGGATGGATGCGAAGTGGTACGTTTGGGCAGGTCCAGACGGCAAGCCTAAGCCCGAACTGATCAAATTTGACCGCGAATTGCGCCCGATCGTCGATCCCAAAGGGGCCAAGACAGCGCATTACGAGGGCCCAACCGTCGATCAGGTACTCGCCACCACGATCCCGCCCAAGCCATGA
- a CDS encoding LacI family DNA-binding transcriptional regulator, translating into MKTTMRQVAEAAGVSAMAVSYVLHGTGKNVRVSKETAEKIRRVAAELRYQPNNVARSLRNRQTHMIGVVFQHFSRLSDANPYYPQLLNGVMSALFPQKYTLALCPELAMGTAEEAIFDGRFDGILWARPDFNEASIEKFRHASTPLVLMHAPPGTAEGVPTFCADNEGALRLVTRHLRDLKHENICFVVDELSEPTAEGKARISAFLSAVEEEGIWGEVFVWDENPRTFKEYLQAHPRITAMACFSDTIAGTVLQTCKVLDIQVPWDLSVIGFDSSSFCERTHPRLTSVHQPVELIAFEAVTHLLSMVRDRANGIELEPGVPTTYKCGLDLRDSTTTPSKKRF; encoded by the coding sequence ATGAAAACAACGATGCGACAGGTGGCCGAGGCGGCCGGAGTCTCTGCGATGGCGGTCTCGTACGTCCTGCACGGCACGGGCAAGAACGTGCGTGTAAGCAAGGAAACCGCCGAGAAAATTCGCCGGGTTGCGGCGGAGCTTCGCTACCAGCCAAACAACGTGGCCCGCAGTCTGCGAAACCGACAGACGCACATGATCGGCGTCGTTTTTCAGCACTTCAGCCGCCTCAGCGATGCCAACCCGTACTATCCGCAGTTGCTGAACGGCGTGATGTCGGCCCTGTTTCCGCAGAAGTACACGCTCGCCCTGTGCCCCGAACTCGCGATGGGCACCGCCGAAGAAGCGATCTTCGATGGTCGTTTTGATGGAATCCTCTGGGCCCGTCCCGACTTCAACGAGGCATCCATCGAGAAGTTCCGCCACGCCTCGACGCCGCTTGTTCTGATGCACGCTCCCCCCGGAACCGCCGAAGGCGTTCCGACCTTCTGCGCTGACAACGAAGGCGCTTTGCGGCTGGTCACCCGCCACCTTCGCGATCTCAAACACGAAAACATCTGCTTCGTGGTGGACGAACTCAGCGAGCCGACCGCCGAGGGTAAGGCGCGCATCTCGGCTTTTCTGTCGGCGGTCGAAGAAGAAGGAATTTGGGGCGAAGTATTCGTTTGGGACGAGAATCCGCGGACCTTCAAGGAGTATCTGCAGGCCCATCCGAGAATCACGGCGATGGCGTGCTTCAGCGATACCATCGCGGGAACCGTTCTTCAAACCTGCAAGGTGCTGGACATCCAGGTTCCGTGGGACCTGTCCGTCATAGGTTTTGACTCTTCGTCATTTTGCGAGCGCACGCATCCGCGCCTGACCTCCGTGCATCAGCCGGTGGAGTTGATCGCCTTCGAAGCGGTGACGCACCTGCTGTCGATGGTCCGCGATCGAGCAAACGGGATCGAACTTGAGCCCGGCGTCCCCACGACCTACAAGTGCGGCCTGGACCTGCGCGACTCGACGACGACCCCCTCAAAGAAGAGGTTTTGA
- a CDS encoding beta-xylosidase → MANAKFFNAHHSPVGAFASFTFGCKGALGGLGMELKGPADEGIYIGVEDAKNPGHFVALPFFEGQEEEVAAEDYDIEGLSDYQFARTTRLFADGDVTRTFGACTDQWTAGDLTFRVASPLSKLPDPSSASDELLRQTFAPVVFAELTIDNRAGTTARKAFFGYAGSNRSNSMRTWRRDGAVGIAQGREIAIATNDPTAYAGVAWQPEAILSPRHGENVDFMLGNIGLVVVTVPAGELKTIRYAIGFFREGTATSGMESRYLYRRWFDNLEEVATYGLSRHSVAFRDSAEIDRRLSQKLDPVRALMAGHAIRSYLGATQMLELADGSPLWVVNEGEYRMMNTFDLTVDQLYMELALNPWTIRNVLDLFVERYSYDDDVRFPGDEQTHPGGIAFCHDMGIGNVFSPVGHSCYEQAGLRGVFSYMSFEELVNWALCACLYLQHTDDWAWGEKHREVFARVVQSMASRDNPDPAKRNGVMGLDAARCKGGKEITTYDSLDASLGQARNNLYLAVKTWAAYALMAPVLDRLGNSDAANLARLQAEKCVSTLLASVDNEGLLPAVIGEGVEARIIPAIEGLIFPYVAGRADLVPADLQAALEKHFDRILRKGLCLFDDGGWKLSSTSRNSWLSKIYLCQFIAETILGKPADQRADQAHLSWLMDEDNAYFAWSDQMLAGKAHGSRYYPRGVTSLLWLATDSGQAIGQIESAIFG, encoded by the coding sequence GTGGCCAACGCCAAATTCTTCAATGCCCACCACTCGCCGGTCGGCGCGTTCGCCAGCTTTACGTTTGGGTGCAAGGGCGCGCTTGGCGGACTAGGGATGGAGCTCAAGGGTCCGGCCGACGAGGGAATCTATATTGGCGTCGAGGACGCCAAGAACCCAGGCCACTTCGTGGCTCTGCCGTTCTTTGAGGGGCAGGAAGAAGAGGTCGCCGCCGAGGACTACGACATTGAGGGTCTGAGCGACTATCAGTTCGCCCGGACTACGCGGCTGTTTGCCGATGGCGACGTCACGCGCACGTTCGGTGCCTGTACCGACCAGTGGACCGCTGGCGATCTGACTTTTCGGGTAGCAAGTCCCTTATCCAAGCTTCCCGATCCCTCGTCGGCATCTGACGAGCTTTTGCGTCAAACGTTTGCGCCGGTCGTTTTCGCAGAGCTGACTATTGACAACCGAGCGGGGACGACGGCCCGAAAGGCGTTCTTTGGCTATGCCGGTTCCAACCGGTCAAACTCGATGCGAACCTGGCGGCGCGACGGTGCCGTGGGCATCGCGCAGGGAAGAGAGATCGCGATTGCGACCAACGACCCAACCGCCTACGCGGGCGTGGCCTGGCAACCAGAAGCGATTTTGAGTCCCAGACACGGAGAGAATGTTGACTTCATGCTTGGCAACATCGGGCTGGTGGTGGTCACGGTCCCGGCGGGCGAACTCAAAACGATTCGTTACGCCATCGGATTCTTCCGTGAGGGAACCGCAACCAGCGGCATGGAGTCGAGATACCTCTATCGGCGTTGGTTCGACAATTTGGAAGAGGTCGCCACGTACGGATTGTCGCGCCACTCGGTGGCTTTTCGAGATTCGGCCGAAATCGACCGTCGTTTGAGCCAAAAACTAGATCCAGTGCGCGCCCTGATGGCGGGGCACGCGATCCGGAGTTACCTTGGCGCGACCCAGATGCTCGAACTCGCCGACGGAAGCCCACTGTGGGTGGTGAACGAGGGCGAATACCGCATGATGAACACGTTCGACCTGACGGTCGATCAGCTCTACATGGAGCTTGCGCTGAACCCGTGGACCATCCGCAATGTGCTCGACCTTTTCGTCGAACGGTATAGCTACGACGACGACGTTCGGTTTCCTGGCGACGAGCAAACCCACCCCGGCGGCATCGCGTTCTGCCACGACATGGGCATCGGAAATGTGTTCTCGCCGGTTGGACATTCCTGCTACGAGCAAGCCGGACTGCGCGGCGTGTTCTCCTACATGAGCTTTGAGGAGTTAGTCAACTGGGCGCTGTGCGCGTGCCTGTACCTCCAGCACACCGACGATTGGGCGTGGGGCGAAAAGCACCGCGAGGTCTTCGCGCGAGTGGTGCAGAGTATGGCCAGCCGCGACAATCCTGACCCGGCCAAACGCAACGGAGTGATGGGCCTGGATGCCGCCCGCTGCAAGGGCGGCAAAGAGATCACGACTTACGACAGCCTTGATGCCTCGCTAGGTCAGGCTCGAAACAACCTCTACTTGGCCGTCAAAACGTGGGCGGCATACGCGCTCATGGCTCCAGTTCTCGACCGACTTGGGAACTCCGACGCCGCAAACTTGGCCCGACTGCAAGCCGAAAAGTGTGTCTCCACGCTTCTGGCAAGTGTGGACAATGAGGGGCTTTTGCCAGCAGTGATCGGCGAAGGTGTGGAAGCGAGGATCATCCCTGCCATCGAGGGCTTGATCTTCCCCTACGTGGCTGGCCGAGCCGACCTCGTGCCTGCCGATCTGCAAGCTGCCCTAGAGAAGCACTTCGACCGCATCCTACGCAAAGGCTTGTGCCTGTTTGATGACGGCGGTTGGAAGCTCAGCTCGACCAGCCGAAACTCATGGCTGAGCAAGATTTACCTTTGCCAGTTCATCGCCGAGACGATTTTAGGGAAGCCCGCCGACCAGCGTGCCGACCAAGCCCACCTATCCTGGCTAATGGATGAAGACAATGCCTATTTTGCTTGGAGCGACCAGATGCTCGCGGGCAAGGCCCACGGAAGCCGATACTATCCTCGCGGCGTGACGAGCCTGCTGTGGCTGGCCACCGACAGCGGACAGGCAATCGGTCAAATCGAATCGGCCATCTTTGGCTAA
- a CDS encoding BlaI/MecI/CopY family transcriptional regulator encodes MRLGDSELQLLKYIQDSGPSSVRQVADEYGEAKGLARTTVQTVMERLRKKGFLEREEREGSFVYSARQGKERTLHDSIDSFVKNTLGGSIAPIASYFANAKNLTPEEVEMLRSVVEKLGEDGKS; translated from the coding sequence ATGAGACTTGGCGACTCCGAACTTCAGCTTCTCAAATACATTCAAGACAGCGGCCCGTCTTCGGTCCGACAAGTGGCGGATGAGTACGGAGAAGCGAAGGGTTTGGCCCGTACAACCGTCCAAACCGTGATGGAGCGCCTGCGCAAAAAGGGCTTCCTTGAGCGCGAGGAGCGCGAGGGATCCTTTGTGTACTCCGCTCGTCAAGGCAAGGAACGGACTTTGCACGACTCCATCGATTCGTTTGTCAAGAACACGCTCGGCGGGTCGATTGCACCGATCGCATCGTACTTTGCCAACGCCAAGAACCTCACGCCCGAGGAGGTCGAGATGCTCCGCTCGGTGGTTGAAAAACTTGGTGAGGATGGAAAATCATGA
- a CDS encoding M48 family metalloprotease — translation MIEFTISLLSIAATMGIFTAILALALRKFANVPPRQVAGIWLFFAFAPVILLVLGLAGQQSGRFDLVTTAQSVVLRGASVTLVDNSLFRLSDGNWQPMPGVMILLRVFFAIWAVGAFALLIIRGYQLFLAQQFSVWANDLEDERVRDEAKYMGWSFGMATPQIRESVLVRSPLVVGVRKFTLLMPAGMSRDLTDDELRAILAHEFSHIAKADTRVLALLIINECLFWFSPFTWLVQRNWATYRELDADREAILRSSIEPKRFANLLVRIVTSSKTPWLQTAIGATRDFKALKRRILNMSRPTTDFPSSRGFVFLSCFMGTWLGMSVSLRPTFERITDSNLVIDGGFESGLETWRPGTMPEESDTGVTYKLDTEVYHSGHASLKYTKQRPTYFPIQVMRPQLMPYRMTKRVETTCWMKARNAGKATICLVFHRKGHESDYHWAVYASGPKPDVGVTHDWKQYQSVVAVPEDTTSVEMLVQMYGPGEAWFDDVSLKFVADETPIVEAVDMTKG, via the coding sequence ATGATCGAATTCACGATCAGCCTCCTATCCATTGCCGCGACGATGGGGATCTTTACGGCTATTTTGGCGCTCGCCCTTCGAAAGTTTGCCAATGTTCCACCTCGCCAAGTAGCGGGAATATGGCTTTTCTTCGCGTTCGCGCCGGTCATCTTGTTGGTCCTCGGCCTAGCAGGACAGCAATCGGGACGCTTTGATTTGGTTACCACAGCCCAATCGGTGGTGCTGAGGGGGGCCAGTGTCACCTTAGTGGATAATTCGCTTTTCAGGCTGTCAGATGGCAATTGGCAACCAATGCCGGGCGTTATGATATTGCTTCGTGTCTTCTTCGCCATATGGGCGGTCGGCGCCTTCGCGCTTCTGATCATCCGTGGCTACCAGCTTTTTCTGGCCCAACAGTTTTCGGTGTGGGCCAACGATTTAGAAGATGAACGGGTGCGGGACGAAGCCAAATACATGGGCTGGAGTTTTGGCATGGCGACTCCTCAGATTCGAGAATCGGTATTGGTTCGTTCTCCGTTGGTGGTCGGTGTCCGTAAGTTCACGCTTTTGATGCCGGCTGGCATGTCCCGAGACCTCACTGACGACGAGCTTCGGGCTATCCTCGCCCATGAGTTTTCGCACATCGCCAAGGCCGACACCCGCGTCCTTGCTCTGCTGATCATCAACGAATGCCTCTTTTGGTTCAGCCCGTTCACTTGGCTGGTCCAACGGAATTGGGCCACGTACCGAGAACTCGACGCGGACCGCGAAGCGATCCTCCGTTCTTCGATCGAACCGAAGCGGTTCGCCAATCTCCTCGTTCGGATCGTGACCTCATCCAAAACGCCGTGGCTTCAGACCGCGATTGGCGCGACAAGGGATTTCAAAGCTCTCAAAAGGCGGATCCTCAACATGAGTCGACCAACGACCGACTTTCCTTCGTCGCGTGGTTTCGTGTTCCTCTCCTGTTTCATGGGTACTTGGCTTGGAATGTCAGTGTCGTTGAGACCGACATTCGAGCGGATCACCGACTCCAATCTCGTCATCGACGGTGGATTTGAAAGCGGGTTGGAGACCTGGCGACCCGGCACGATGCCGGAGGAATCCGACACGGGCGTGACCTACAAACTCGACACCGAGGTCTACCATTCTGGCCACGCGAGCCTCAAATACACCAAACAGCGCCCCACCTATTTCCCGATTCAAGTGATGCGGCCGCAATTGATGCCGTACCGCATGACCAAACGAGTCGAAACGACCTGCTGGATGAAGGCTCGGAATGCGGGCAAGGCTACGATCTGCCTCGTGTTTCATCGCAAAGGTCATGAGTCGGACTACCATTGGGCGGTCTATGCATCGGGGCCAAAACCCGATGTCGGTGTCACGCATGACTGGAAGCAGTACCAAAGCGTGGTCGCCGTTCCGGAGGACACAACCTCGGTAGAAATGCTAGTGCAGATGTACGGGCCGGGAGAGGCCTGGTTCGACGATGTATCCCTCAAGTTCGTCGCTGACGAGACACCGATCGTCGAGGCTGTCGATATGACCAAGGGCTAG
- a CDS encoding DUF2961 domain-containing protein, translated as MIKGGCDSRVTRPVSKAGNMPLTLEGEFDSMKKYYLVLLGCLAVGIAHAQVPGDLAQAKNYRAFKASSADPTGHNADARGIAPGQTITVADVKGAGEFTHLWMTIAAQSPDHLRQLVIRMTWDDAATPAVECPIGDFFAQGPGEAAEGRGYVEFHSAPVSVGGQFALNCYWPMPFKKHAVITVTNEGDKQVNAYYWNYDYRIYDRPQRDTLYFHTQYKNYFPAPEGKPLTITEVKGRGHYVGTVVQVLANSDGWWGEGDDNFYVDGNIQPSLSGTGSEDYFCGAWDFGHTFETPYFGVTYYDNPKKGGEKRGIYNTVYRWHILDPVPFTKSLLFTLEHGRGGWDEKRSPFTNHYTTVGLYYVDHAERDGEAIPPYSKRIPKLIPLPGDKG; from the coding sequence ATGATAAAAGGCGGGTGTGACAGCCGCGTGACAAGACCGGTTTCCAAGGCGGGTAACATGCCGCTGACCCTTGAGGGGGAGTTCGATTCGATGAAGAAGTACTATTTAGTTCTCCTAGGTTGTCTGGCGGTGGGAATCGCCCATGCGCAGGTTCCTGGCGACTTGGCTCAGGCCAAAAACTACCGCGCGTTCAAGGCGTCCAGCGCCGATCCGACCGGACATAACGCCGACGCCCGCGGGATCGCGCCGGGCCAGACCATCACTGTGGCTGACGTGAAGGGTGCAGGTGAATTTACGCACCTTTGGATGACCATCGCGGCGCAATCGCCCGACCATCTTCGGCAGTTGGTGATCCGCATGACTTGGGACGACGCGGCGACGCCCGCCGTCGAGTGCCCGATCGGCGACTTCTTTGCGCAAGGCCCCGGTGAAGCCGCCGAGGGGCGAGGCTATGTCGAGTTTCACAGCGCCCCGGTCTCCGTCGGCGGACAGTTCGCGCTCAACTGCTACTGGCCGATGCCGTTCAAAAAGCACGCCGTGATCACGGTCACTAACGAGGGCGACAAGCAGGTCAATGCGTACTACTGGAACTACGACTACCGAATCTACGACCGACCTCAGCGCGACACGTTGTACTTCCACACGCAGTACAAGAACTATTTCCCGGCTCCAGAAGGAAAGCCACTGACCATCACCGAGGTGAAGGGCCGAGGGCACTATGTTGGGACGGTTGTGCAGGTTCTCGCCAACAGCGATGGCTGGTGGGGTGAGGGCGATGACAATTTTTATGTCGATGGCAACATCCAGCCGTCACTATCGGGAACGGGAAGCGAAGACTACTTCTGCGGCGCATGGGATTTCGGCCACACGTTCGAGACGCCGTACTTCGGAGTCACCTATTACGACAACCCCAAGAAGGGCGGCGAAAAGAGGGGGATATACAACACGGTCTATCGCTGGCACATCCTCGATCCGGTTCCATTCACCAAGAGCCTGCTATTCACGCTCGAACACGGTCGCGGTGGCTGGGACGAGAAGCGAAGCCCCTTCACCAACCACTACACCACCGTTGGGCTCTACTATGTGGACCACGCAGAGCGCGACGGCGAGGCGATCCCTCCTTACTCGAAGCGAATACCGAAGCTGATCCCGCTTCCCGGCGACAAGGGCTAG
- a CDS encoding DUF433 domain-containing protein, with protein MEIPCSLQGVLTSSPEVLGGTICFAGTRVPVETFLDYIETGHSLERFLDGFPSVSEAQAKKVLEWQSENSRLVLGLAS; from the coding sequence ATGGAAATCCCGTGCTCATTGCAAGGCGTGCTTACCTCTAGCCCCGAAGTTCTCGGGGGCACTATCTGCTTTGCAGGAACTAGGGTGCCGGTCGAAACTTTTCTCGACTACATCGAAACAGGGCACTCATTAGAACGATTCCTGGACGGATTTCCCTCGGTCAGCGAGGCCCAAGCAAAGAAGGTTTTGGAATGGCAATCCGAAAACTCTAGACTTGTTCTTGGCCTGGCATCTTGA
- a CDS encoding DUF2961 domain-containing protein — protein sequence MQEWAMIGRISMAGFLIAVGCLGWAQTGSGPLGNLMQPQDGRSMRESSTFRAGKDGKYDPKAPPTGDLLEHSNYDNFRVGPGQTHVLMDRQGPGVITHMWLTFLGPEKQNWAPQGSANHQEMLLRIYFDGAKKPQVEAPVGDFFANAFGRRSEVNSLPVIVDDGDAYNCFWPMPFYKSARVEIVNQSTKNINLLYYNIDWIKRTSLPKDTPLFHAQYRQEYPAEHGKDYTILETTGKGHYVGTVLSVRTRSPSWFGEGDEKIYIDGEKSASIWGTGTEDYFLAAWGLKRNSTPYFGTPYFDQWGIVGGHTSAYRWHINDPIVFQKGIKVTIEHFGWIPPDENPDHKSMSWNEREDDFSSVAFWYQTGESTFTARAPDAKERTLPSLERIIAYATDPAAKHGSGSAGPQDLDFFDHSQLLYQPKAEDGAFLEIPFTVKEKEPLRLLLNACTSYDFGIYQAYLNGVKIGGPIDLYATETTDREVHLMDFWPDPGEYTLRLECVGKNPASRGYYLGLESVRLRERRPRVKAMGYEKDQDWRKNPHLWD from the coding sequence ATGCAAGAATGGGCCATGATCGGACGAATCTCAATGGCGGGATTCCTGATCGCGGTGGGTTGCTTGGGGTGGGCGCAAACCGGATCGGGACCGCTTGGAAATCTGATGCAACCCCAGGACGGGCGAAGCATGCGCGAGTCTTCGACCTTCCGCGCGGGCAAAGATGGCAAATATGACCCCAAGGCTCCGCCCACGGGCGACCTGCTGGAGCATAGCAACTACGACAACTTTCGAGTCGGCCCGGGCCAAACCCACGTCCTGATGGATCGCCAGGGTCCGGGAGTCATCACCCACATGTGGCTGACCTTCCTCGGTCCCGAAAAGCAGAATTGGGCGCCGCAAGGCTCGGCCAATCATCAGGAAATGCTTCTTCGCATCTACTTCGATGGAGCGAAAAAGCCCCAGGTTGAAGCCCCGGTGGGCGACTTCTTCGCCAACGCATTTGGTCGGCGATCGGAGGTCAACAGCTTGCCCGTGATCGTCGATGACGGCGATGCCTACAACTGCTTCTGGCCCATGCCGTTTTACAAGTCGGCACGAGTGGAGATCGTCAACCAGAGCACGAAGAACATTAACCTGCTTTACTACAACATCGACTGGATCAAACGGACGAGCCTGCCGAAAGACACGCCGCTCTTCCATGCGCAATACCGCCAGGAATATCCGGCTGAGCATGGCAAGGACTATACGATTTTGGAAACGACCGGCAAGGGTCACTACGTCGGCACCGTCCTCTCGGTGCGGACCAGGAGCCCAAGCTGGTTCGGTGAAGGCGACGAGAAGATCTACATCGACGGCGAAAAGTCAGCCTCGATTTGGGGCACCGGCACGGAGGACTACTTCCTCGCCGCGTGGGGCCTCAAGCGTAATTCGACGCCGTACTTCGGGACACCGTACTTCGACCAATGGGGCATCGTGGGCGGCCACACCAGCGCCTATCGGTGGCACATCAATGATCCGATCGTCTTTCAAAAGGGCATCAAGGTCACCATCGAGCATTTCGGCTGGATACCTCCCGACGAGAACCCCGACCATAAGTCGATGAGTTGGAACGAGCGTGAGGACGACTTCTCCAGCGTGGCGTTTTGGTATCAGACCGGCGAGTCGACCTTTACCGCCCGCGCCCCGGATGCCAAGGAGCGAACGTTGCCTAGCCTGGAACGGATCATCGCCTATGCGACCGACCCAGCAGCCAAACACGGATCGGGATCGGCCGGTCCGCAGGACCTCGACTTCTTCGATCATTCGCAACTGCTCTACCAGCCCAAGGCGGAGGACGGTGCATTCCTCGAAATCCCGTTCACGGTGAAGGAGAAAGAACCGCTTCGGTTGTTGCTCAATGCCTGCACGTCGTACGACTTCGGCATCTACCAGGCGTACCTGAACGGCGTGAAGATCGGCGGCCCCATCGACCTGTACGCCACCGAAACGACGGATCGAGAAGTTCATTTGATGGACTTCTGGCCCGATCCCGGCGAGTACACGCTACGGCTGGAATGCGTCGGCAAAAACCCCGCTTCGCGCGGCTACTACCTGGGTCTGGAATCCGTTCGGCTCCGCGAACGGCGTCCTCGAGTGAAAGCGATGGGCTACGAAAAGGACCAGGATTGGCGGAAAAATCCGCACCTTTGGGACTAA